The following are encoded together in the Erpetoichthys calabaricus chromosome 16, fErpCal1.3, whole genome shotgun sequence genome:
- the atxn3 gene encoding ataxin-3, with translation MESIFHEKQEGSLCAQHCLNNLLQGEYFSPVELSAIAQQLDEEERIRMAEGGVTSEEYRTFLQQPSGNMDDSGFFSIQVISKALGVWGLELILFNSPEYQKQMADPVNEKAFICNYKEHWFTVRKLGRQWFNLNSLLTGPELISDTYLALFLAQLQQEGYSIFVIRGELPDCEADQILGIIRVEQRQRPRLIGEDASQLASRQRSPLDKTTEGRRAFEGGPIDEDEENLSKALALSQKDIEVEDEEADLRRAIQLSMQGSSTTGSSTDTIGDITANTSKSVQSESLSAEELRRRRQAYFEKQQPTPSTAKESQDTRSASATGDSSGSEALHKSEDSSSAKNRQLNTKDA, from the exons ATGGAGTCCATTTTTCACGAGAAA caagAAGGCTCTCTTTGTGCCCAGCACTGCCTCAATAACCTCCTTCAGGGAGAGTACTTCAGCCCTGTTGAGCTGTCTGCCATTGCACAGCAGCTtgatgaagaagaaagaataagAATGGCAGAGGGGGGCGTGACAAGTGAGGAGTACAGGACATTTTTACAG cAACCATCTGGAAACATGGATGACAGTGGTTTCTTCTCTATTCAG gTTATCAGTAAGGCTTTGGGCGTGTGGGGCTTGGAGTTGATTCTTTTCAACAGCCCCGAGTATCAGAAGCAGATGGCTGATCCAGT aAATGAAAAGGCGTTTATATGCAACTACAAGGAGCACTGGTTTACAGTACGGAAACTAGGGCGGCAG TGGTTTAACTTGAATTCTTTGTTGACGGGTCCAGAACTTATCTCTGACACATACCTTGCACTATTCCTGGCACAACTGCAGCAGGAAG gttaCTCCATATTTGTAATTAGAGGGGAACTGCCTGACTGTGAGGCAGACCAAATTTTAGGCATAATACGGGTGGAGCAGAGACAAAGACCTCGCTTGATTGGAGAGGACGCTTCTCAGCTGGCTTCCAGGCAAAG aAGTCCCCTCGATAAAACAACGGAAGGCAGGAGAGCATTTGAGGGTGGTCCAATAGACGAAGATGAAGAAAACCTTTCTAAAGCACTTGCCCTCAGTCAGAAGGACATTGAGGTAGAAGATGAAGAGGCTGATCTGCGCAGAGCAATTCAGCTAAGCATGCAGG GGTCCTCTACTACTGGCTCTTCTACTGACACTATTGGAGACATTACTGCTAACACATCAAAGTCTGTCCAGAGTGAATCACTGTCTGCAGAGGAATTACGACGACGGCGGCAGGCATATTTTGAAAA ACAACAGCCAACTCCATCTACAGCTAAGGAGTCCCAAGACACTAGAAGTGCCAGCGCAACTGGAGACagttcag GTAGTGAAGCCTTACACAAATCTGAAGACAGCAGCAGTGCCAAGAACCGCCAACTGAACACAAAAGATGCATAG